One segment of Anatilimnocola aggregata DNA contains the following:
- a CDS encoding Trx7/PDZ domain-containing (seleno)protein: MHSRLLLACSIVMLFASSIQAAEKSPLGELLKDIDVAPHWIYDDLPLAKAEAKATGKPLLVVLRCVPCPPGRTLDQQVMQPDAELEKLEKQFVCVRVIQTNGLDLKTFQYDYDMSWSAMFLNADLTIYGRYGTRNSTGAQSDILLSQAGFSKAAERALALHRDFDKHKSALAAKTGKDPEYAVPEKTPGLTDKPTPASTKQNCIHCHMVKEFALRAKWEAGRLNKEDLYVFPMPDRVGLTFDTADGLLVKSVQSGSAADKAGIQAGDTLSLLAGQPLISTADVQWILNSTPSTSELPLTLTRDGKSLNKTLALSGNWKEYDIGWRASTWYGLRQGVKFELLPAAEREKQGIKDDTLALVVKGLFGKGGPKVQAAGLKAGDVIVAVDGKSEPLSESDFLVQMRLAHGPQDSVKLTVLRAGARKELTIPMW; encoded by the coding sequence ATGCACTCAAGACTATTATTGGCCTGTTCGATTGTGATGTTATTCGCCAGTTCAATTCAAGCGGCCGAGAAATCGCCGCTGGGCGAACTACTCAAAGACATTGATGTTGCACCGCACTGGATCTATGACGATCTGCCCCTTGCCAAGGCAGAAGCGAAGGCCACCGGCAAACCGCTGCTGGTGGTACTGCGCTGCGTGCCGTGCCCGCCAGGACGAACGCTCGATCAACAAGTCATGCAGCCCGATGCAGAACTCGAGAAGCTCGAGAAGCAGTTCGTCTGCGTGCGGGTCATTCAGACGAATGGGCTCGACCTGAAGACCTTTCAATACGACTACGATATGTCGTGGTCGGCCATGTTTCTCAATGCCGATCTGACGATCTATGGCCGCTATGGCACTCGCAACAGCACGGGTGCTCAGTCTGACATTCTTCTTTCGCAGGCAGGATTTAGCAAAGCGGCTGAACGAGCCCTGGCCCTGCACCGGGACTTTGACAAGCACAAGTCAGCACTGGCTGCGAAAACTGGCAAAGACCCCGAATACGCTGTTCCCGAAAAGACCCCGGGTCTAACCGACAAGCCCACGCCTGCCAGTACGAAGCAAAACTGCATTCATTGCCACATGGTCAAAGAGTTTGCCCTACGGGCCAAGTGGGAGGCGGGTCGGCTGAACAAGGAAGATCTGTACGTCTTTCCCATGCCGGATCGCGTCGGACTGACGTTCGACACGGCCGATGGGCTGCTGGTGAAAAGTGTGCAGTCTGGCTCAGCTGCGGACAAAGCGGGCATTCAAGCCGGCGATACACTCAGCTTACTTGCCGGTCAGCCGTTGATTTCGACTGCCGACGTGCAATGGATTCTTAATTCCACACCCAGCACCAGTGAATTACCGCTAACTCTGACCCGCGATGGAAAGTCGCTAAATAAGACACTCGCGCTCAGCGGCAATTGGAAAGAGTATGACATCGGCTGGCGCGCTTCGACCTGGTATGGGCTACGTCAGGGTGTCAAGTTCGAGCTACTCCCCGCGGCCGAACGTGAGAAGCAAGGCATCAAAGACGACACTCTAGCACTCGTCGTGAAAGGTCTGTTTGGCAAGGGTGGACCGAAGGTGCAGGCGGCAGGACTCAAAGCGGGAGACGTCATCGTAGCCGTCGATGGCAAGAGTGAACCACTCTCCGAGTCGGACTTTCTGGTGCAAATGCGGCTGGCTCACGGCCCGCAAGATTCCGTCAAGCTCACCGTGCTTCGCGCCGGTGCGCGCAAGGAACTGACGATTCCAATGTGGTAG
- a CDS encoding sulfatase family protein, producing the protein MLLLLAILGCGEIVAAQEKAARPNILFIMSDDHAYQAISAYGSKVNQTPNIDRLAKEGMRFDRCFVTNSICGPARAVILTGKYSHLNGFTTNNNRFNGAQQTVAKLLQAGGYQTAMIGKWHLVTDPTGFDHWSVLQGQGPYYNPGMKTPAGVVKHTGYTTDIITDQALEWLEKNRDTKKPFLLMYQHKAPHRNWQPPPRYLDKYKDVKIPEPANLLDDYKGRGTPARENQMSIAKHLSPNDLKLVPQQGTNPEQRAALTKAYEEENKRFAEAKLQGDDLTRWNYQRYVKDYLRCVDAVDDNVGRVLKYLDDSGLAKNTIVIYTSDQGWYLGEHGWYDKRWMYEESFRTPLIVRWPGKIKPGSVNKDLVMNLDFPETFLEIAGLPIPADMQGCSIVPVLQGQTPDNWRKSVYYHYYEFPQPHHVHPHYGVRTEKHKLIHFYTINEWELYDLEKDPSEMQSRYMDPAYEQIVADLKRQLEELRKQYKDDGKVAEFDELTPKP; encoded by the coding sequence ATGCTATTGCTTTTGGCGATTCTTGGTTGCGGTGAGATCGTGGCTGCTCAAGAGAAAGCAGCGCGGCCGAACATTCTGTTCATCATGTCGGACGACCATGCTTATCAGGCGATCAGCGCCTATGGCAGCAAGGTGAACCAGACGCCGAACATCGATCGCCTGGCCAAAGAGGGAATGCGTTTCGACCGCTGCTTTGTGACCAACAGCATCTGCGGACCAGCGCGGGCGGTGATTCTTACCGGCAAGTACAGCCACCTGAACGGCTTCACCACGAACAACAATCGATTCAACGGCGCTCAACAAACCGTAGCAAAGTTGCTGCAAGCGGGAGGCTATCAAACCGCGATGATCGGCAAGTGGCACTTGGTGACCGATCCCACTGGCTTCGATCACTGGAGCGTGCTGCAAGGGCAAGGCCCTTACTACAACCCGGGAATGAAGACGCCGGCTGGCGTCGTCAAACACACGGGCTATACGACTGACATCATTACCGATCAGGCGCTGGAATGGCTCGAAAAAAATCGCGACACAAAGAAGCCATTTCTGCTCATGTATCAGCACAAAGCGCCGCATCGCAACTGGCAACCGCCACCGCGCTATCTGGACAAGTACAAGGACGTCAAGATTCCCGAGCCAGCCAACTTGCTCGACGACTACAAGGGTCGCGGCACACCGGCGCGCGAAAACCAGATGAGCATCGCCAAGCATCTGAGTCCCAACGACCTCAAGCTGGTGCCCCAGCAGGGTACGAATCCCGAACAACGGGCTGCGCTGACCAAAGCCTATGAAGAAGAGAACAAAAGATTCGCCGAAGCGAAGCTGCAAGGCGATGATCTGACCCGCTGGAACTATCAGCGGTATGTGAAAGATTATTTGCGTTGCGTCGACGCCGTCGACGACAACGTGGGCCGCGTACTGAAGTACCTCGATGACAGCGGACTCGCGAAGAACACGATTGTTATCTACACCTCCGATCAAGGATGGTACTTAGGCGAACATGGTTGGTACGACAAGCGTTGGATGTACGAAGAATCGTTTCGCACGCCGCTGATCGTGCGCTGGCCCGGCAAGATCAAGCCCGGCAGCGTGAACAAAGACCTGGTGATGAATCTCGATTTTCCCGAGACGTTTCTCGAAATCGCCGGCTTGCCGATCCCTGCCGATATGCAAGGCTGCAGCATCGTGCCGGTCCTGCAAGGGCAGACTCCGGACAACTGGCGCAAGAGCGTCTATTACCACTACTACGAGTTTCCGCAGCCGCACCATGTGCATCCACACTACGGCGTCCGCACCGAAAAGCACAAGCTGATTCACTTCTACACAATCAACGAGTGGGAGCTGTACGACCTGGAAAAAGATCCGAGCGAAATGCAATCTCGCTACATGGATCCCGCTTACGAGCAGATCGTGGCCGACCTCAAGCGGCAGCTAGAAGAACTGCGCAAGCAGTACAAGGACGACGGTAAGGTGGCCGAATTCGATGAGCTAACACCCAAGCCCTAA
- a CDS encoding type II toxin-antitoxin system VapC family toxin, which translates to MSVLLDTSVLCRLANKVDVDHAITNAVLIKIHRQGERSCITAQNLIEFRNVATRPTSVNGLGMSAHHADLMSEDFERTFHFLSDMPTIFTAWKQLVTNAGVIGKQVHDARLVAVCHAHQIDQLLTFNVGHFARLASFGPPLKILDPQSYSPPA; encoded by the coding sequence ATGAGCGTTTTGCTGGATACAAGCGTACTTTGCCGTTTAGCGAACAAGGTGGACGTCGATCATGCGATAACGAATGCCGTGCTGATCAAGATCCATCGGCAAGGCGAACGCTCGTGTATTACGGCACAGAACTTGATCGAATTTCGCAACGTGGCCACGCGACCGACCTCTGTTAACGGTTTGGGGATGAGCGCACACCACGCAGATTTGATGAGCGAGGATTTTGAGCGCACATTTCACTTCCTTTCCGACATGCCCACGATCTTTACCGCCTGGAAACAACTCGTTACCAATGCCGGGGTCATTGGCAAGCAGGTCCATGACGCCCGACTGGTGGCAGTCTGCCATGCTCATCAAATCGATCAACTGCTGACGTTCAATGTTGGGCACTTCGCGCGACTCGCTTCGTTTGGTCCACCTTTGAAGATTCTCGATCCGCAGTCCTATTCGCCGCCGGCTTGA
- a CDS encoding NfeD family protein: MTSLFLFFAVVGGTVLICQFVLTLIGLSGGHEIPDDLSVDHGGDFSDGSDQGGDIGHGHSGDAHASSWLFGVLSFRTLVAASTFFGLGGLAAREGGLPLLPQLLIAAVCGLGAMYGVHWIMKLIGRLGEDGTVRIQRAIGQEGTVYIPIPGSRAQAGKIQLRLQNRLMEYAAVTEATGRLATGTKVRVVGVAGDVLEVTPLPKSA, encoded by the coding sequence ATGACATCTTTGTTTTTGTTTTTTGCCGTCGTCGGTGGAACCGTTCTGATCTGCCAGTTCGTGCTGACCCTAATCGGTCTGAGCGGCGGCCACGAAATTCCCGATGATCTATCCGTGGACCATGGCGGCGATTTTAGCGATGGTAGCGATCAGGGTGGTGACATCGGCCACGGACACTCCGGGGACGCGCACGCGTCAAGTTGGTTGTTCGGCGTACTTTCGTTCCGCACCTTGGTTGCCGCGAGCACGTTTTTCGGATTGGGAGGGCTCGCCGCCCGCGAAGGGGGCCTGCCATTGCTACCGCAGCTCTTGATTGCTGCAGTTTGCGGCCTAGGGGCAATGTATGGGGTACATTGGATCATGAAATTGATCGGTCGCTTGGGAGAGGATGGCACCGTTCGCATTCAGCGAGCGATTGGCCAAGAGGGCACGGTGTACATTCCCATCCCAGGTAGCAGGGCCCAGGCTGGCAAGATTCAGCTTCGCTTGCAAAACCGGTTGATGGAGTACGCAGCGGTAACCGAAGCGACGGGTCGCCTGGCGACGGGAACCAAGGTCCGCGTGGTCGGTGTCGCCGGCGATGTGCTGGAAGTCACGCCGTTGCCTAAGTCCGCCTAA
- a CDS encoding flotillin family protein, translated as MSHALLLADAATVAGIIGIIIVFVAIVFFGFIIMLVRQFKRCPSNRVLVIYGRTGKGGQASKTIHGGAAFVWPLVQDYAYLSLEPIQIEVPLRGALSSENIRVNVPSVFTVAIDTKPDVMQNAAVRLLGLSTQEVRKQAEEMIFGQLRQVIASMGIEEINRDRDKFLEHVQHSLEPELAKIGLQLINVNITDITDESGYIDAIGQKAASLAIQQARGDVADNEKMGETRVAAAERDKSIQVSNARKEQAIGTREAQRDQLVRVAALEKDQAVGEKQAAFEREASVKDAERHMRIQVAEADASAIDGENSSAARVAASAAELAIRKAEAYEKGEGRRKEAEAHVMEIQNRAMAKAALAEAERVEAEQRAKLEAPAKAQKAKQIVDAEAIAEKRLIEAKAEADAIFLKLEAEARGQYEMLAKKGEGLKQIVAACGGSNQAFQMLMLEHLDNLAEASAKAISNIKFDKVVVWEGGGANGRSSTADFLSGMARSLPPMMQVMRDIGGVELPESLVKLGTDLPSAAEPVVSRNGDSPAKSAKT; from the coding sequence ATGTCACACGCACTACTGCTCGCCGACGCCGCGACGGTCGCTGGCATCATCGGAATCATCATCGTCTTTGTGGCAATCGTGTTTTTCGGTTTCATCATCATGCTGGTCAGGCAGTTTAAACGTTGCCCCAGCAACCGCGTGCTCGTGATCTATGGTCGCACCGGCAAAGGTGGCCAGGCCAGCAAGACGATCCACGGTGGTGCTGCGTTCGTGTGGCCGCTCGTGCAGGACTATGCCTATCTGAGCTTGGAGCCAATCCAGATTGAAGTGCCGCTGCGAGGCGCGTTGTCGTCGGAAAATATCCGCGTGAACGTCCCTAGCGTGTTCACTGTTGCCATCGATACCAAGCCAGACGTCATGCAGAACGCAGCGGTTCGATTGCTCGGACTGTCGACGCAGGAAGTCCGCAAGCAAGCCGAAGAAATGATCTTTGGTCAATTGCGGCAAGTGATCGCTTCGATGGGGATCGAAGAAATCAACCGCGACCGCGATAAGTTCCTCGAACACGTGCAGCACTCGCTCGAGCCGGAACTCGCGAAGATCGGCCTCCAACTGATTAACGTGAATATCACCGACATCACCGATGAGTCGGGCTATATCGACGCGATCGGCCAAAAGGCTGCGTCGCTGGCCATTCAACAGGCCCGCGGTGACGTCGCCGACAACGAAAAGATGGGTGAAACCCGCGTCGCGGCGGCTGAGCGCGATAAGTCGATTCAAGTATCGAATGCTCGCAAGGAACAAGCGATCGGCACTCGCGAAGCCCAGCGCGATCAGTTGGTGCGCGTTGCCGCTTTGGAAAAAGATCAAGCGGTCGGTGAGAAGCAGGCCGCGTTCGAGCGCGAAGCTTCGGTGAAAGACGCCGAGCGGCACATGCGTATTCAAGTGGCTGAGGCCGATGCCAGCGCCATCGACGGCGAAAATAGCTCCGCCGCCCGCGTGGCTGCCTCCGCTGCCGAACTGGCAATTCGCAAAGCCGAAGCCTACGAAAAGGGTGAAGGACGCCGCAAAGAAGCCGAAGCTCACGTTATGGAGATTCAAAACCGCGCCATGGCCAAGGCTGCCCTTGCCGAGGCTGAACGTGTGGAAGCAGAGCAACGAGCTAAGCTCGAAGCTCCGGCGAAGGCTCAAAAGGCCAAGCAAATCGTCGATGCCGAAGCGATCGCCGAAAAGCGCCTGATCGAAGCCAAGGCTGAAGCCGATGCGATCTTCCTCAAGCTCGAAGCCGAAGCTCGCGGTCAGTACGAGATGCTGGCCAAGAAGGGCGAAGGTCTCAAGCAGATCGTCGCGGCTTGCGGTGGCTCGAACCAGGCCTTCCAGATGCTGATGCTCGAACACCTCGACAACCTGGCCGAAGCTTCGGCCAAGGCGATCTCGAACATCAAGTTCGACAAGGTCGTGGTGTGGGAAGGTGGTGGCGCGAATGGCCGCAGCTCGACCGCTGATTTCCTCAGCGGCATGGCCCGCAGCTTGCCGCCGATGATGCAAGTGATGCGCGATATTGGCGGCGTCGAACTGCCCGAATCGCTCGTCAAACTTGGCACCGACTTGCCATCTGCTGCCGAACCTGTTGTGTCACGCAATGGTGACTCGCCGGCAAAGTCCGCCAAAACCTAA
- a CDS encoding acyl-CoA thioesterase: MSLPFCTTRRVEFSDTDAAGIMHFSAFFRFMEQAEHDLLRSQGLSVVMQDEVAKSGGGKLSWPRVHAHCDFRIPAHYEDVVEIEVSISRLGEKSASYQFRFALAGRELAVGEITSVCCRMIAGQPPQSVAIPDWFRAKLLPFVVSAADG, encoded by the coding sequence ATGAGTCTTCCCTTTTGTACAACGCGGCGTGTTGAGTTCAGCGATACCGATGCCGCAGGCATCATGCACTTCTCGGCCTTCTTCCGATTCATGGAACAGGCCGAGCACGATCTGTTGCGCTCGCAGGGACTGAGCGTGGTCATGCAGGATGAGGTTGCGAAATCGGGCGGCGGCAAATTGAGTTGGCCACGCGTGCATGCCCACTGCGACTTTCGCATTCCGGCGCATTACGAAGACGTCGTCGAGATCGAGGTTAGCATCAGCAGGCTGGGCGAGAAGAGTGCCAGTTATCAGTTTCGCTTTGCGCTCGCCGGTCGCGAGTTGGCCGTCGGCGAGATTACCAGCGTCTGCTGCCGGATGATCGCGGGCCAGCCGCCGCAATCGGTGGCGATTCCTGACTGGTTTCGGGCCAAGCTGTTGCCCTTTGTTGTCTCGGCCGCGGATGGCTGA
- a CDS encoding pyridoxamine 5'-phosphate oxidase family protein, with product MTKPQPQPIDPAQVPELARQVVAADRFPMLASLDGDQPRLRPVSPVKTDGFTIFVANLRAYHKTVEIAANPRVELCYMDDGHNQVRITGLAEIVTDRALLAEIWAANPLMRQYLGSLDNPQLIVYCIRPTQVRYMQEWSLEYFEVPLGASS from the coding sequence ATGACCAAACCGCAACCGCAGCCCATCGATCCCGCGCAAGTTCCCGAACTGGCGCGTCAGGTAGTCGCCGCCGATCGTTTTCCCATGCTGGCCTCGCTCGATGGCGACCAGCCGCGTTTGCGGCCAGTTTCGCCCGTAAAGACCGATGGCTTCACAATCTTCGTCGCTAATCTGCGGGCCTATCACAAGACCGTTGAGATTGCCGCCAATCCGCGCGTCGAACTCTGTTACATGGATGACGGCCATAACCAGGTCCGCATCACCGGGCTGGCCGAAATCGTTACTGACCGCGCGTTACTCGCCGAAATCTGGGCCGCCAATCCACTAATGCGGCAGTATCTGGGCTCGCTCGATAATCCCCAGCTGATCGTCTACTGCATACGCCCGACACAGGTGCGGTACATGCAGGAGTGGAGTCTGGAATATTTTGAAGTTCCGCTGGGGGCCAGTTCGTAG